In Bacillus sp. FJAT-45037, the following are encoded in one genomic region:
- the sucC gene encoding ADP-forming succinate--CoA ligase subunit beta, which translates to MNIHEYQGKELLRQYGVAVPNGKVAFSVEEAVEAAKELGTDVCVVKAQIHAGGRGKAGGVKVAKNIDEVRTYADEILGKTLVTHQTGPEGKEVKRLLVEEGCDIKNEYYVGLVLDRATNRVVLMASEEGGTEIEEVAEATPEKIFKEVIDPAVGLQGFQARRIAFNINIPKELVGQTVKFMMGLYKAFAEKDCSIAEINPLVTTGDGKVMALDAKLNFDSNALYRQKEVLAYRDLGEEDEKEIEASKYDLSYISLDGNIGCMVNGAGLAMATMDIIKHYSGDPANFLDVGGGATAEKVTEAFKIILSDENVKGIFVNIFGGIMKCDIIAEGVIAATKEVGLEIPLVVRLEGTNVDLGKKILNESGLNITAADSMADGAQKIVSLVS; encoded by the coding sequence ATGAATATTCATGAGTATCAAGGTAAAGAACTCCTTCGACAATACGGAGTTGCAGTTCCAAATGGTAAAGTCGCATTTTCAGTTGAAGAAGCGGTTGAGGCTGCTAAAGAATTAGGTACAGACGTATGTGTTGTCAAAGCTCAAATCCATGCAGGTGGCCGTGGGAAAGCTGGCGGTGTAAAAGTTGCTAAGAACATTGATGAAGTACGTACATATGCTGATGAGATTTTAGGGAAGACTCTCGTTACTCATCAAACCGGTCCTGAAGGCAAAGAAGTTAAGCGCTTACTTGTTGAGGAAGGCTGCGATATTAAGAATGAATATTATGTTGGTCTTGTTCTTGATCGTGCGACAAACCGTGTCGTATTAATGGCTTCTGAAGAAGGCGGAACAGAAATCGAAGAAGTAGCTGAGGCTACTCCAGAGAAGATCTTTAAAGAAGTTATTGATCCTGCTGTCGGTCTTCAAGGATTCCAAGCACGTCGTATCGCATTTAATATCAACATTCCAAAAGAACTAGTTGGACAAACAGTAAAGTTCATGATGGGATTATATAAAGCATTCGCTGAAAAAGATTGTTCAATTGCGGAGATCAATCCACTTGTTACAACAGGTGACGGGAAAGTTATGGCACTTGATGCGAAGTTAAACTTTGACTCAAATGCATTATACCGTCAAAAAGAAGTGTTAGCTTACCGTGATCTTGGAGAAGAGGACGAAAAGGAAATTGAAGCGTCTAAATATGATCTAAGCTACATCTCACTAGATGGCAACATCGGTTGTATGGTTAATGGTGCTGGACTTGCAATGGCAACGATGGATATCATTAAACATTACAGTGGTGATCCAGCAAACTTCTTAGATGTAGGTGGCGGTGCAACAGCCGAGAAAGTAACGGAAGCATTCAAAATCATCCTATCTGATGAGAATGTGAAAGGGATTTTTGTTAACATCTTTGGTGGTATCATGAAATGTGACATCATCGCAGAAGGTGTTATAGCAGCGACTAAAGAGGTTGGCCTTGAGATTCCATTAGTGGTACGTCTTGAAGGAACGAACGTAGACTTAGGTAAGAAAATTCTTAACGAGTCAGGATTAAACATCACAGCTGCTGATTCGATGGCAGATGGTGCTCAAAAAATCGTTTCTCTAGTGTCTTAA
- a CDS encoding small, acid-soluble spore protein, alpha/beta type, whose translation MKHNKLAVPESDSFMEQYKEEYANEFGIHHSVQEQDAKAKNMTKSMMFKAKKQDKEDK comes from the coding sequence ATGAAGCATAACAAACTAGCGGTTCCAGAGTCTGATTCATTTATGGAGCAATATAAAGAAGAATACGCAAACGAGTTTGGTATTCACCATTCTGTTCAAGAACAAGATGCAAAAGCAAAAAATATGACTAAATCCATGATGTTTAAAGCAAAGAAACAAGATAAAGAGGACAAATAA
- a CDS encoding EscU/YscU/HrcU family type III secretion system export apparatus switch protein: MKPEKKKHAVALRYHTTKQEAPEVIAKGRGFVAEELIEKAKEHQIPIQEDESLVELLGQLDINQTIPPELYEVVAEVFAFIYRLDKNQPS; the protein is encoded by the coding sequence ATGAAGCCAGAAAAGAAAAAACATGCCGTTGCCTTAAGGTATCATACGACAAAACAAGAGGCTCCAGAAGTAATTGCCAAGGGAAGAGGCTTTGTTGCTGAGGAATTAATTGAAAAAGCAAAAGAACATCAAATACCGATCCAGGAAGATGAATCTCTTGTTGAACTTTTAGGACAACTAGATATTAACCAAACCATTCCGCCAGAATTATATGAAGTAGTCGCAGAAGTGTTTGCATTTATTTATCGTTTGGATAAAAATCAACCTTCATAG
- a CDS encoding ribonuclease HII, protein MKRLAIKEIEAYLFSEKEIESDKIEQLRADERKGVQKLLQRYDKAKMKKAELLYMHEEMQNYEKIAWEKGYDYVAGLDEVGRGPLAGPVVAAAVILPQSCELYGLTDSKKLSKDKRDYFFEEIKKQAIAYSIEFVTAAEIDEVNIYEATKLAMQRAIKKLDVQPDYLLLDAINLPIDLPQVSLIKGDQKSLAIAASSVLAKVSRDQYMEELASIYPGYGFDRHVGYPTPVHLEALATLGVTKEHRKSFKPVADCLNN, encoded by the coding sequence ATGAAACGATTAGCGATTAAAGAGATTGAAGCTTATTTATTTAGTGAAAAAGAAATTGAATCCGACAAAATCGAACAATTGCGAGCAGACGAGAGAAAAGGCGTACAAAAACTGTTACAAAGATATGACAAAGCAAAAATGAAAAAAGCAGAACTTCTCTATATGCACGAAGAGATGCAAAATTACGAAAAAATAGCATGGGAAAAAGGGTACGACTATGTAGCTGGACTTGATGAAGTAGGACGAGGTCCCCTAGCAGGACCAGTTGTTGCAGCTGCAGTCATTCTTCCGCAATCTTGTGAATTATACGGGTTGACTGATTCAAAAAAGCTCTCTAAAGATAAGCGAGACTATTTTTTTGAAGAAATAAAAAAACAGGCAATTGCTTATTCGATTGAGTTCGTAACAGCTGCTGAAATTGATGAAGTGAACATTTATGAGGCAACAAAACTTGCTATGCAGCGAGCTATTAAAAAGCTTGATGTACAACCAGATTATTTATTGCTCGATGCGATTAACTTGCCGATTGACCTTCCTCAAGTATCACTAATTAAAGGGGATCAGAAAAGTTTGGCGATTGCCGCAAGTTCGGTTTTAGCAAAAGTTTCGCGTGATCAATATATGGAAGAGTTAGCGAGTATATACCCAGGTTATGGCTTTGATCGACATGTTGGTTATCCAACTCCTGTCCATTTAGAGGCGCTAGCCACATTAGGTGTAACGAAAGAACACCGAAAATCATTTAAACCTGTTGCAGATTGCTTGAACAACTAA
- the ylqF gene encoding ribosome biogenesis GTPase YlqF translates to MAIQWFPGHMAKARREVTEKLKLIDVVIELVDARLPMSSRNPMMDEIVGHKPRLVLLNKADLADPNITKEWARDFEKNGATVLAINAQNGKGIERIAGACQMLASPLFEKWKSKGMKPRAIRAMIIGIPNVGKSTLINRLASKRIAQVGDRPGVTKKQQWIKIASGELELLDTPGILWPKFEDQVIGYRLAATGAIKDELLDFQDIALFTLNYLKDHYPDRVMNRYKLGKVPEDGLELFDAIGKQRGCLLPGGYIDYDKAAELILRELRSGTLGQVTLEKPPEA, encoded by the coding sequence ATGGCAATACAATGGTTTCCTGGTCATATGGCCAAAGCGAGAAGAGAAGTAACCGAAAAGCTAAAATTAATAGACGTCGTGATTGAATTAGTGGACGCTCGACTACCAATGTCGTCTAGAAACCCAATGATGGATGAAATTGTTGGGCATAAACCGAGGCTTGTTTTATTAAATAAAGCAGATTTGGCGGACCCTAACATCACAAAAGAGTGGGCGCGCGATTTTGAAAAGAACGGGGCAACTGTACTTGCTATTAATGCTCAAAATGGTAAAGGTATAGAAAGAATTGCTGGTGCATGCCAAATGCTGGCAAGCCCGTTATTTGAAAAGTGGAAATCAAAAGGAATGAAGCCTCGAGCGATTCGAGCAATGATTATTGGAATCCCTAATGTGGGTAAATCAACATTGATTAACCGACTTGCTTCGAAAAGAATTGCTCAGGTGGGGGACCGTCCGGGTGTGACGAAGAAGCAACAATGGATTAAAATTGCAAGTGGTGAATTAGAACTTTTAGATACACCAGGTATTTTGTGGCCTAAATTCGAAGATCAAGTGATTGGGTATCGACTAGCAGCTACAGGCGCAATCAAGGATGAACTTCTTGACTTTCAAGATATTGCGCTCTTTACGCTGAATTACTTAAAAGATCATTATCCTGATCGTGTGATGAACCGCTATAAGTTGGGTAAAGTTCCAGAGGACGGATTAGAACTTTTTGATGCCATAGGCAAACAAAGAGGGTGCTTATTACCTGGAGGTTACATTGACTACGATAAAGCTGCAGAGCTTATTTTACGCGAATTACGTTCAGGAACATTAGGACAAGTTACGTTAGAAAAACCGCCTGAAGCATAA
- the lepB gene encoding signal peptidase I: protein MENSKSNSLEWVKAVVVAVVVAFSIRYFLFAPIVVDGQSMMPTLEHSDRMIVNKIGYAISEPKRFDIIVFHAPGGKDYIKRIIGLPGDHIEYKNDQLFVNGEAIAEPYLDELKAFYSNDFVTRDFDLAQTIGSQIIPDDHLFVLGDNRHNSLDSRDIGVVHKDEVIGKANVVFWPFVNIGIVE from the coding sequence ATGGAAAATAGCAAGTCAAATTCTCTAGAGTGGGTAAAGGCGGTTGTCGTTGCAGTTGTCGTTGCTTTTTCAATACGTTATTTCTTATTTGCTCCCATCGTAGTAGACGGTCAGTCAATGATGCCTACACTTGAACATAGCGACCGGATGATTGTGAATAAAATTGGCTATGCCATATCTGAGCCTAAACGATTTGATATTATTGTTTTTCATGCACCAGGTGGGAAAGACTATATAAAACGAATCATCGGATTGCCAGGTGATCATATAGAGTACAAAAATGATCAATTATTCGTAAATGGGGAAGCAATCGCGGAGCCTTATTTAGATGAATTAAAGGCATTTTATAGCAATGATTTTGTGACAAGAGACTTTGATTTAGCGCAAACAATTGGTTCTCAAATCATTCCTGATGATCATCTTTTTGTATTAGGGGATAATAGACATAATAGCTTAGATTCTAGAGATATAGGTGTAGTTCATAAAGATGAAGTGATTGGTAAGGCAAATGTCGTTTTTTGGCCGTTTGTCAATATTGGAATTGTAGAGTAG
- the rplS gene encoding 50S ribosomal protein L19, with protein MNNIIREITSEQLRTDLPAFRPGDTLVIDVKVVEGTRERIQKYEGVVIKRRGTGVSETFTVRKMSYGVGVERTFPLHSPKIAKIDVKRRGKVRRAKLYYLRELRGKAARIKEIR; from the coding sequence ATGAACAACATTATTCGTGAAATTACAAGTGAGCAATTACGTACAGATCTTCCTGCTTTTCGTCCTGGTGATACTTTAGTTATCGACGTTAAAGTTGTAGAGGGTACACGTGAGCGTATTCAGAAATACGAAGGTGTCGTGATCAAGCGTCGCGGTACTGGAGTTAGTGAAACTTTCACAGTTCGTAAAATGTCTTACGGTGTAGGTGTTGAACGTACATTCCCATTACATTCACCGAAAATCGCTAAGATTGACGTGAAGCGTCGCGGTAAAGTACGTCGTGCGAAACTTTACTATCTACGTGAACTACGTGGTAAAGCAGCTCGTATTAAAGAAATCCGATAA
- the trmD gene encoding tRNA (guanosine(37)-N1)-methyltransferase TrmD: MRIDVLTLFPEMFRGVFGSSILKKAAGEGLVTFQAVDFREYATNKHKKVDDYPYGGGAGMVLSPQPIFDAVEAQINTSKVTPRIIMLCPQGERYTQDKAEELAQEEHLILLCGHYEGYDERVREYLVTDEISIGDYVLTGGELGAMVIADSVTRLLPGVLGNADSAVTDSFSTGLLEHPQYTRPADYKGRVVPDVLLSGHHANIEAWRKKESLKRTLNRRPDLLDLRNLSEEEKKVLNDLKKEKTEHKKK; this comes from the coding sequence ATGAGAATTGATGTACTGACGCTGTTTCCCGAAATGTTTAGAGGGGTATTTGGGTCTTCGATCCTAAAAAAAGCAGCAGGAGAGGGTCTTGTTACATTTCAGGCCGTTGATTTTCGCGAGTACGCAACAAATAAGCATAAAAAAGTCGATGACTACCCTTACGGTGGTGGAGCAGGGATGGTACTCTCACCACAACCGATCTTTGATGCTGTAGAGGCGCAAATCAATACAAGTAAAGTAACACCAAGAATCATTATGCTTTGCCCACAAGGAGAGCGTTACACGCAGGATAAAGCAGAAGAACTTGCACAGGAAGAGCATCTGATTCTACTTTGCGGCCATTATGAAGGATATGATGAACGTGTGAGGGAGTATTTGGTAACAGATGAGATTTCTATTGGTGATTACGTGTTAACCGGTGGCGAATTAGGGGCGATGGTTATTGCTGACAGTGTAACTCGTTTATTGCCCGGTGTGTTAGGAAATGCTGATTCTGCTGTGACAGACTCTTTTTCAACAGGCTTACTAGAACATCCTCAATATACGAGACCCGCTGACTATAAAGGAAGGGTCGTCCCAGACGTTTTATTATCTGGGCATCATGCAAACATTGAAGCGTGGCGAAAAAAAGAATCGTTAAAAAGGACGTTGAATCGTAGGCCAGATCTTTTAGACCTACGAAACTTGTCGGAAGAAGAAAAAAAGGTACTGAATGACTTAAAAAAAGAGAAAACAGAGCACAAAAAAAAATAA
- the rimM gene encoding ribosome maturation factor RimM (Essential for efficient processing of 16S rRNA) — translation MTEFFRVGKIVNTHGVCGEIRVISSTDFAEERYAVGTKLWIIEPESKKKTPVIVKSHRVHKNFDLLTFEGYPFINDVEGFKGSALFVSEDQLSELDEGEFYYHEIIGCEVITDTDECLGEIKEIIETGANDVWVIRREGGGKDILIPYIEDVVKEIDIDARKIYVHLLEGLVE, via the coding sequence ATGACAGAATTTTTTAGAGTAGGTAAGATTGTGAACACGCACGGTGTTTGCGGTGAGATTAGAGTTATTTCTTCTACGGATTTTGCAGAGGAGCGCTATGCAGTAGGTACAAAATTATGGATCATTGAACCAGAATCAAAAAAGAAAACTCCTGTCATTGTTAAAAGTCATCGTGTACATAAAAATTTCGATTTACTTACATTCGAAGGCTATCCATTTATTAATGATGTAGAAGGCTTTAAGGGGAGTGCTCTTTTTGTATCAGAGGATCAACTCAGTGAGCTTGATGAAGGTGAATTTTATTACCATGAGATCATTGGATGTGAAGTCATCACCGATACAGATGAATGTCTTGGGGAAATCAAAGAAATTATCGAAACAGGTGCGAATGATGTATGGGTGATTCGTCGCGAAGGTGGCGGGAAAGATATTCTAATCCCGTATATAGAAGATGTGGTCAAAGAGATTGACATCGATGCAAGAAAAATTTATGTGCATTTACTAGAGGGACTAGTTGAATGA
- a CDS encoding YlqD family protein has protein sequence MLKFLRTAQVIYILTEQKRQEMNKEFKEKKMQAEKELAQFTFQMKKSMSSHKNERHRHVRLEEECLKKEEQIIALTFQLEQLALLPLGAELKGEKLESIHEINIGDKWTSSDKPIEIIVEDGVIIDIRESGKNHDRIF, from the coding sequence ATGCTTAAATTCCTTCGTACTGCACAAGTTATATATATCTTAACCGAACAAAAGCGACAAGAAATGAATAAAGAATTCAAAGAGAAAAAAATGCAAGCTGAAAAAGAACTGGCACAATTCACATTTCAAATGAAAAAAAGCATGAGCTCGCATAAAAACGAGCGACATCGACACGTTCGTTTAGAAGAAGAATGTCTCAAAAAGGAAGAGCAAATTATTGCCTTGACTTTTCAGCTTGAGCAATTAGCGCTATTGCCACTTGGGGCAGAGTTAAAAGGAGAAAAACTTGAGTCGATTCATGAAATCAACATTGGTGACAAGTGGACATCATCAGATAAACCAATCGAGATCATAGTGGAAGACGGAGTGATAATAGATATTCGAGAAAGTGGGAAAAACCATGACAGAATTTTTTAG
- a CDS encoding KH domain-containing protein, translating to MKSLVEHIAKALVDQPDDVLVTEQQEGDTVCLTLTVHPSDVGKVIGKQGRTAKAMRSLVYAAAMQEKQRVRLNIVD from the coding sequence ATGAAGTCTCTAGTTGAACACATTGCCAAAGCACTTGTTGACCAGCCCGATGACGTTCTAGTAACAGAACAGCAAGAAGGCGATACGGTTTGCTTAACTTTAACAGTTCATCCAAGTGATGTAGGTAAGGTTATTGGAAAGCAAGGTCGTACAGCAAAAGCAATGCGCTCGCTTGTCTATGCTGCAGCAATGCAGGAAAAACAGCGAGTTAGACTGAACATCGTCGATTAA
- the rpsP gene encoding 30S ribosomal protein S16, whose amino-acid sequence MAVKIRLKRMGSKKSPFYRVVVADSRAPRDGRFIEEIGTYNPLTQPAKVDLQEEKAVEWILKGAKPSDTVRNLFSKAGLMEKVHNAKNQK is encoded by the coding sequence ATGGCAGTAAAAATTCGTTTAAAACGTATGGGTTCTAAAAAGTCCCCATTTTATCGTGTAGTAGTAGCAGATTCTCGCGCACCGCGTGATGGTCGTTTCATCGAAGAGATTGGAACGTACAACCCATTAACTCAACCGGCTAAGGTTGACTTGCAAGAAGAAAAAGCTGTTGAATGGATCTTAAAAGGTGCTAAGCCATCTGATACAGTTCGCAACTTATTCTCTAAAGCTGGTTTAATGGAAAAGGTTCATAACGCTAAGAACCAAAAATAA
- the ffh gene encoding signal recognition particle protein, with the protein MAFESLAERLQDTLTKIRGKGKVSEQDVKEMMREVRLALLEADVNFKVVKQFIASVKEKALGQEVMKSLTPGQQIIKVVNEELTALMGGEQSKIAVSNKPPTVVMMVGLQGAGKTTTTAKLANHLRKKHNRKPMLVAADIYRPAAIKQLETLGKQLNMPVFSLGDQVSPVEIAKQAIEKAKEDHHDYVLIDTAGRLHIDEELMGELQDVKELAKPDEILLVVDAMTGQDAVNVAESFNEQLDVTGVVLTKLDGDTRGGAAISVKAVTNTPIKFAGTGEKIDQLEPFYPDRMASRILGMGDMLTLIEKAQSNVDEEKARELEKKMRTMDFTFDDFLEQLDQVKSMGPLDEILNMMPGMNKAKGLKDLKVDDKQLVRVEAIVRSMTKAEKKDPSLMNGSRRRRIAKGSGTSIQDVNRLLKQFEDMKKMMKQMTNMTSGKGKKKGKGLGGLKLPF; encoded by the coding sequence ATGGCATTTGAAAGTTTAGCTGAACGACTGCAGGATACATTAACAAAAATCCGCGGGAAAGGGAAAGTAAGCGAACAAGACGTTAAAGAAATGATGCGTGAGGTTCGCCTAGCCCTACTTGAAGCGGATGTTAACTTTAAAGTTGTTAAGCAATTTATTGCAAGTGTGAAAGAAAAAGCCCTTGGGCAAGAAGTAATGAAGAGCCTGACTCCAGGTCAACAAATCATTAAGGTCGTAAATGAAGAATTAACGGCATTAATGGGGGGCGAGCAAAGCAAGATTGCCGTCTCTAATAAACCACCAACGGTCGTGATGATGGTCGGCTTGCAAGGGGCGGGTAAAACAACCACCACAGCAAAGCTTGCTAATCATCTTCGAAAAAAACATAATCGTAAACCGATGCTTGTTGCCGCTGATATTTATCGACCTGCTGCGATTAAACAGCTTGAAACACTAGGAAAACAGCTTAACATGCCTGTTTTTTCTCTAGGGGATCAAGTGAGTCCTGTTGAAATCGCCAAACAAGCCATTGAAAAAGCAAAAGAAGATCATCATGATTATGTGTTGATTGATACAGCTGGGCGTCTTCATATTGATGAAGAGCTTATGGGTGAGTTACAGGACGTTAAGGAGCTTGCGAAGCCTGATGAAATATTACTAGTCGTCGATGCAATGACAGGTCAAGATGCTGTTAATGTAGCCGAGAGCTTTAATGAGCAACTAGATGTTACAGGAGTCGTATTAACAAAGCTTGATGGTGACACTAGAGGTGGAGCGGCGATTTCAGTTAAGGCTGTAACGAATACTCCTATTAAGTTTGCTGGGACGGGCGAGAAAATCGATCAATTGGAACCATTTTATCCAGATCGCATGGCCTCACGAATTCTCGGTATGGGAGATATGTTAACGTTAATTGAAAAGGCTCAATCGAATGTTGATGAAGAGAAAGCGCGTGAGCTTGAGAAAAAAATGAGAACGATGGATTTCACGTTTGATGATTTTCTTGAGCAACTCGATCAAGTTAAAAGCATGGGTCCACTTGATGAAATCCTTAACATGATGCCTGGGATGAACAAGGCAAAAGGGTTAAAGGATCTAAAAGTTGATGACAAGCAACTGGTGCGTGTAGAGGCCATTGTTCGTTCAATGACCAAGGCAGAAAAGAAAGACCCTAGTTTAATGAATGGAAGTCGTCGTCGTCGCATCGCTAAAGGAAGCGGGACGAGTATACAAGATGTCAATCGTTTGCTAAAGCAATTTGAAGATATGAAGAAAATGATGAAGCAAATGACGAATATGACATCAGGCAAGGGGAAGAAAAAAGGCAAAGGTTTAGGTGGCCTTAAACTCCCATTTTAA
- a CDS encoding putative DNA-binding protein, with protein sequence MLDKTLRMNFLFDFYQSLLTPKQRKYMSLYYLDDFSLGEIAEEFEVSRQAVYDNIKRTEAMLEEYEQKLSLLTKFQERQELLNSLRAAIQRNATPEEIIKYIQSLEILD encoded by the coding sequence GTGCTAGACAAAACGCTTCGAATGAATTTTTTGTTCGATTTTTATCAGTCGCTCTTAACACCTAAACAACGTAAGTACATGTCATTGTATTACCTTGATGATTTTTCTTTAGGTGAAATTGCCGAAGAGTTTGAAGTTAGTCGCCAAGCCGTTTATGATAACATTAAGCGCACAGAAGCGATGCTTGAGGAGTATGAACAAAAGCTATCATTGCTTACGAAGTTTCAAGAACGTCAAGAGCTATTGAACAGCTTGAGAGCTGCAATTCAACGCAACGCGACTCCTGAAGAGATCATAAAATATATTCAATCTCTTGAGATATTGGATTAG
- the ftsY gene encoding signal recognition particle-docking protein FtsY, which translates to MSFFKKLKDKITNQTTEVTDKFKSGLEKTRDSFATKMNELVYRYRKVDEEFFEELEDILIGADVGVTTVMKLIDQLKDEVKLRNIKDTKDIQPVISEKLAELLEKEGEDATLNIQVDGLTVILVVGVNGVGKTTTIGKLANHLKRDGKSVMLAAGDTFRAGAIEQLEVWGERVGVNVIKQQEGSDPAAVMYDALQAAKSRNIDVLICDTAGRLQNKVNLMNELEKVKRVIEREVPNAPHETLLVLDATTGQNAMSQAKTFGKSTNVSGIVLTKLDGTAKGGIVLAIRNELDIPVKFVGLGEKVDDLQPFNAEQFVYGLFKDILEAEQEDEQS; encoded by the coding sequence ATGAGTTTTTTTAAGAAACTAAAAGATAAGATTACAAATCAAACGACAGAAGTAACAGATAAGTTTAAGTCTGGCCTTGAAAAAACCCGAGACAGCTTTGCGACTAAGATGAATGAACTTGTGTACCGTTATCGTAAAGTCGACGAGGAATTTTTTGAAGAGCTTGAAGATATATTAATAGGTGCAGATGTAGGCGTTACGACGGTCATGAAACTAATCGATCAATTAAAAGACGAAGTGAAGCTTCGCAATATTAAAGATACAAAGGACATTCAACCGGTCATTTCTGAGAAGCTCGCTGAACTTCTAGAAAAAGAAGGAGAAGATGCGACTCTCAATATTCAGGTAGACGGATTGACTGTCATTTTAGTGGTGGGTGTAAATGGGGTCGGAAAAACGACAACGATCGGAAAACTTGCTAATCACTTAAAACGAGACGGAAAATCGGTCATGCTAGCAGCGGGGGATACATTCCGTGCGGGTGCCATTGAACAACTTGAAGTGTGGGGAGAGCGAGTTGGCGTGAATGTTATTAAGCAGCAAGAAGGCTCAGACCCGGCTGCGGTGATGTATGATGCTCTTCAAGCAGCTAAGTCGAGAAATATTGATGTACTTATTTGTGATACGGCTGGTCGGTTGCAAAATAAAGTCAATCTAATGAATGAACTGGAAAAAGTGAAACGAGTGATCGAGCGCGAAGTACCGAATGCACCCCATGAAACGCTACTCGTTCTTGATGCAACAACAGGACAAAATGCGATGAGCCAAGCTAAGACATTTGGCAAGAGCACAAATGTGTCAGGAATTGTCTTAACTAAGCTTGATGGAACAGCTAAAGGTGGGATTGTGTTAGCTATTCGTAACGAGTTAGATATTCCAGTGAAATTTGTAGGACTTGGCGAAAAGGTAGATGATTTGCAACCATTTAATGCGGAGCAATTTGTGTATGGACTATTCAAAGATATTCTAGAAGCAGAACAAGAAGACGAACAATCATAA